A genomic region of Papaver somniferum cultivar HN1 chromosome 7, ASM357369v1, whole genome shotgun sequence contains the following coding sequences:
- the LOC113298764 gene encoding nuclear transcription factor Y subunit B-3-like — protein sequence MADSDNESGGDGGGNNEFSQREQDRFLPIANVSRIMKKALPANAKISKDAKETVQECVSEFISFITGEASDKCQREKRKTINGDDLLWAMTTLGFEEYVEPLKIYLQKFREMEGEKTSSTTGSRPDRDGGSGGGGGNAGGNSMGGFDGSGGVYGGGIQPGGNNMLMMMGHQGQVYGAGSSGGVKTPAFQNQ from the coding sequence ATGGCGGATTCAGACAATGAGTCTGGTGGTGACGGTGGTGGTAACAATGAATTTTCTCAGAGGGAACAAGACAGATTCTTGCCTATAGCAAACGTGAGTAGAATAATGAAGAAAGCATTACCAGCAAATGCAAAGATATCAAAAGATGCTAAAGAAACAGTACAAGAATGTGTATCAGAATTTATTAGTTTCATTACAGGTGAAGCATCTGATAAATGtcaaagagagaaaagaaaaaccatCAATGGTGATGATCTTTTGTGGGCTATGACTACTCTTGGGTTTGAAGAATATGTTGAACCACTCAAAATATACCTTCAGAAATTTCGTGAAATGGAAGGTGAGAAAACTTCATCTACCACGGGTAGTAGGCCTGACAGAGATGGGGGatcaggtggtggtggtggtaatgctGGTGGGAATTCTATGGGTGGTTTTGATGGAAGTGGTGGAGTTTATGGTGGCGGGATTCAACCAGGTGGTAATaatatgttgatgatgatgggtcATCAAGGACAAGTGTATGGTGCTGGTTCAAGTGGTGGAGTTAAGACGCCGGCTTTTCAGAACCAATGA
- the LOC113298763 gene encoding pyruvate kinase 1, cytosolic-like — protein MHATHLLLEEPIRMASILEPSKTNFYSAMTRIVGTLGSKSRSVEVLSGCLKAGMSVARFDFSLGDAEYHQETLENLKIAVKATKKLCAVMLDTVGAELQVINKSESSISLKADELVVLTPNQDQEANSEILPISFDGLAKAVKKGDTIFMGQYLFTGSETTSVWLEVSEVKGADVVCVVKNSATLSGALFTLHVSQVHIDLPTLTEKDKEVIHTWGVKNSIDFLSLSYTRHAEDVREARQFLSTLGDIGQTQIFAKIENIEGLTHFDEILQEADGIILSRGNLGIDLPPEKVFLFQKAAVYKCNMAGKPAVVTRVVDSMTDNLRPTRAEATDVANAVLDGTDAILLGAETLRGFYPVETISIVGKICAEAEKVFNQDLYFKKTVKYVGEPMSHLESIASSAVRAAIKVKASIIICFTSSGRAARLIAKYRPTMPVLSVVIPRLKTNQLRWSFTGAFEARQSLIVRGLFPMLADPRHPAESTNSTNESVLKVALDHGKASGVIKSHDRVVVCQKVGDSSVVKIIELED, from the exons ATGCATGCAACACACTTACTTCTCGAGGAACCTATTAGGATGGCTTCAATCCTTGAACCATCCAAAACT AATTTTTACTCCGCAATGACGAGGATCGTTGGAACATTAGGTTCGAAATCGAGATCTGTTGAAGTTCTCTCTGGTTGTCTCAAAGCTGGAATGTCTG TTGCTCGGTTCGATTTTTCTTTAGGAGATGCTGAATACCATCAAGAGACTTTAGAGAATTTGAAAATTGCTGTCAAGGCTACTAAGAAACTATGTGCC GTAATGTTAGATACTGTTGGCGCAGAGTTACAGGTCATTAATAAGAGCGAGAGTTCAATTTCGCTCAAAGCTGATGAACTTGTTGTTTTGACTCCAAATCAAGATCAAGAAGCCAATTCAGAGATACTACCCATCAGTTTTGATGGACTAGCAAAG GCTGTGAAAAAAGGAGACACAATTTTTATGGGTCAATACCTGTTTACCGGAAGTGAAACTACTTCTGTTTGGCTTGAG GTATCTGAGGTGAAGGGGGCAGATGTTGTCTGTGTCGTAAAGAACTCAGCTACTTTATCTGGGGCATTGTTCACCTTACATGTCTCTCAGGTTCACATTGATTTGCCAACCTTGActgagaaagataaagaa GTCATACACACATGGGGTGTTAAGAACAGTATTGACTTTCTCTCACTATCATATACTCGACATGCTGAAGATGTCCGCGAA GCTCGCCAGTTTCTTTCCACCTTAGGTGACATCGGTCAAACTCAGATTTTCGCTAAGATCGAAAACATCGAG GGGTTAACTCATTTCGATGAAATCCTCCAAGAAGCTGATGGCATTATCCTTTCTCGTGGAAACCTTGGAATTGATTTACCACCAGAGAAG GTGTTCTTGTTCCAAAAGGCTGCTGTTTACAAGTGTAATATGGCTGGTAAACCTGCTGTGGTTACCCGTGTTGTGGACAGTATGACAGACAATCTTAGACCAACTCGTGCAGAGGCAACTGATGTGGCTAATGCAGTATTAGATG GAACTGATGCTATCCTTCTTGGTGCTGAGACTCTTCGAGGATTTTACCCCGTTGAGACCATCtccattgttggaaaaatttgtGCCGAG GCTGAAAAGGTTTTCAACCAGGACTTGTACTTCAAGAAGACTGTGAAATATGTTGGAGAACCAATGAGCCACTTGGAGTCTATTGCTTCCTCAgcg GTGCGTGCTGCAATTAAGGTGAAGGCATCTATTATAATCTGCTTCACTTCATCTGGAAGGGCTGCTAG ATTGATTGCCAAGTATAGGCCGACAATGCCCGTGCTGTCAGTTGTTATCCCTCGACTCAAAACTAATCAACTTCGTTGGAGTTTCACTGGTGCCTTTGAG GCAAGACAATCACTTATTGTAAGAGGTCTTTTTCCCATGCTCGCTGATCCTCGTCACCCA GCTGAGTCCACAAATTCGACAAACGAGTCAGTTTTGAAGGTTGCTCTTGATCATGGAAAGGCTTCCGGTGTTATCAAGTCACATGATCGGGTTGTTGTTTGCCAGAAAGTTGGTGATTCATCCGTGGTCAAGATCATTGAGCTGGAAGATTAA